A region from the Misgurnus anguillicaudatus chromosome 7, ASM2758022v2, whole genome shotgun sequence genome encodes:
- the LOC129417465 gene encoding LOW QUALITY PROTEIN: connector enhancer of kinase suppressor of ras 3 (The sequence of the model RefSeq protein was modified relative to this genomic sequence to represent the inferred CDS: inserted 2 bases in 1 codon): MDPVTRWTPKQVVDWMKGLDESLQQYVHNFEREKINGEQLLKISHQDLEDLGVTRIGHQELVLEAVDLLCALNYGVETDNLKNLVVKMRNVTKSLHTSTSERRKSPACDSSTSSKIPNEFLSSVVELIGSAKSLLAWLDRTPLTGISDFTSTKNKIIQLCLELTTTVQQDNTVYDIEEKILGISTVLNSICDQTVRTTSDPLMSQSACLEEVQLTNIKPGEGLGMYIKSTYDGLHIITGTTENSPADMTHKIHAGDEVIQVNQQTVVGWQLKNLVSKLREDPKCVVLLLKKRPTGTSGFTPAPLKNMRWKPPVPQSSSSPNKTQSPGDSTXNSTAKKEKPAILDLYIPPPPSVPYTPREARNGSYTSVNPRPKGSESPNSFLDLEGHRRFTVSEYDKLSVHPVEVNVQMRPRGKAPSHGKPRPLSMPTDTCLNVADLYARPWAQGRKGEDLLYRYLSNERIPTITEESPGPGSSYKSIAETPARGVDRRQNHRFIFSTDLHNSATIPYHEDLMKKTPMTSSPKRPSAEPSLLVSWITRLKLLTH; encoded by the exons GTCTGGACGAAAGCCTTCAACAGTATGTGCACAACTTTGAAAGGGAGAAGATTAATGGAGAACAGCTACTGAAGATCTCTCATCAGGACCTCGAGGATCTCGGCGTGACTCGCATTGGCCATCAGGAGCTGGTTTTGGAGGCTGTAGATCTGCTCTGTGCTCTG AACTATGGAGTGGAGACAGATAACTTGAAGAACCTGGTGGTGAAGATGAGAAATGTGACCAAAAGCCTTCACACGTCAACGTCAGAACGCAGGAAGAGTCCTGCATGTGACAGCAGCACATCCAGCAAGATCCCAAACGAATTCCTGTCATCTGTCGTGGAGCTCATCGGATCAGCCAAAAGTCTCTTGGCATGGCTGGATAG AACTCCATTGACCGGTATCAGTGACTTCACATCcaccaaaaacaaaatcattcagttGTGTCTGGAATTGACCACTACAGTTCAGCAG GACAACACGGTCTATGACATAGAAGAGAAGATTTTGGGTATT TCGACGGTGCTGAACAGTATTTGTGACCAGACGGTGAGAACCACCTCTGATCCTCTGATGAGCCAGTCCGCATGTCTGGAAGAAGTTCAGCTGACCAACATCAAACCAGGAGAGGGATTG GGCATGTACATCAAATCCACCTACGATGGGCTTCACATCATCACTGGCACCACTGAGAAT TCCCCAGCAGATATGACACACAAAATCCATGCTGGAGATGAAGTCATCCAGGTCAACCAGCAGACAGTA GTGGGTTGGCAGCTGAAGAACCTGGTGTCCAAGCTGAGAGAAGATCCTAAATGTGTGGTGCTTCTTTTAAAAAAACGACCAACAGGAACCTCGGGATTCACCCCAGCCCCCCTGAAAAACATGCGTTGGAAACCACCCGTGCCTCAG AGCTCCAGTTCTCCAAATAAAACCCAATCACCGGGTGACTCCAC AAACTCAACGGCAAAAAAAGAAAAGCCAGCAATACTGGACCTGTATATACCTCCACCTCCATCAGTGCCTTACACACCACG GGAGGCAAGGAATGGATCTTACACCAGCGTCAATCCCAGACCTAAAGGCTCAGAGTCTCCAAACTCCTTCCTGGACCTGGAGGGTCACCGGCGCTTCACCGTTTCAGAATACGACAAACTCTCTGTTCATCCTGTTGAGGTCAACGTACAGATGCGTCCAAGAGGAAAAGCTCCTTCACATG GTAAACCACGACCCCTGTCTATGCCAACAGATACATGTTTGAATGTGGCAGACCTGTATGCCAGGCCCTGGGCACAGGGACGCAAAG GTGAGGATTTGCTATATAGATACCTAAGCAACGAACGTATACCAACTATCACTGAAGAATCTCCGGGGCCTGGATCATCGTATAAATCTATAGCAGAGACACCCGCACGCGGGGTCGACCGCAGACAGAATCACAGATTCATCTTTAGTACAGACCTACACAACAGTGCCACCATCCCTTATCACGAGGACTTAATGAAAAAGACCCCCATGACATCATCACCCAAACGCCCCTCTGCGGAGCCTTCACTACTGGTCAGTTGGATCACAAGACTTAAGCTTTTGACTCACTAA